The window AAGAAACACAGGTAGAGGACATACGGTCACACTATCTATATCGCCACAAGTTTAAGCGATCTTTCGCCGGATTAAAGCGCCGACGCCTTGGAGTCGGATGGAGTCACCAATTGAAATTCGAGCTCCAACTGGTCTCCCGGTAAGGGATTACAGGTGTTTCTTGGATCCCTTGATGGGTACCCGGCCTGGATTTTGAGCGCCTTGAAGAGGGTCATGATCCTCTCCCGGTATGGGAGCGGCGCATCGGGGTTATTTCCATAGAATCGCTCATACTGGGGCATCAGATGTGGGAAATGCTTACGCAGTATAGGATCAAAAGAGCGCCGGGCCGGCCCCCGAAGCCTCAGGAGATCCAGGTGGGCATCCATCGCTCCTGCTTTGCGAGCGGCCTTTAAGAGGGCCAACAGTTCGTCGCGGGAATCGGTCAAACCCGGGAGAACCGGCATTACGAAGAGATCGACTCTAAGGCCGGCCGCGGAAAGCTGTCGGATGACATCGAGACGGCGCCGGGGTCGCGGCGCCCAGGGCTCCACGAGGTGGCAAAGCTGCGCATTGAGTGTGATAAGACTGATGTTGATCACGAGGGGTCTGTGACGGGAGATGTCGTGAAGTAGCTCCAAGTCCCTGAGAATCAATGGACTTCTCGTTGTCACTGAAAGATCCAAACCAGGTTCGCCCCGTAGAATTTCGAGAACCCGGTGCGTGACGCCGAATCGCCGCTCTGCTGGCTGATATGGGTCCGTTGCTGTTCCGATGGCAACCGGGTTCCCTATTAATCGGTTGGGCTTCAGATCCTGGCGAAGAACCGACCCGGCATCAACCTTTATATAAATTTTACGGTGAAAATCATCAACCTGATGGTGATCCATAAGTTCGTGAGTAAAGCGGGCAAAGCAATAAGGGCACCCGAATCCACAACCTCGGTAAGGATTAATGGAGTAGCGAAAAGGGAGGTTCGGGCTCGCGCATTTATTGAGAATCGTTTGTGAGAATAGGGGTCGATAACAGGCCCTGGCGGTTTCGAAAATCGGATCAAGAGACCGGCCGCTGGTCTTTTCTTTATGGCGACCTGGGGTCGGCCGAGAAAGCCCGCTTGCTCTCAGTAATTCAGGGCTTTTTTTAGAGCGCCTCTTAGTCTGTTGCCGGTTGGTTGGAAGGGGCAAGCTAACTTGTTGGAAATCAGTTGCTTCCAGGAGAGTCTCGGACCGGCCGGATATCTTAGATTCTTGGCTTCCCATGCGAACATTTGTACGGTATTCGGCTGAATTTGTCAACCCCCTTTCTCGTTGATAAACACTTTTCTTTCTCAGATGAGACTTCTGGTTCCCTTTATGCCGCCCTTTCATCGGTGAGATAGATCGAAATTTCTGCCCTGCCCCCTTCAAACCCCAGCGTCACCTGTGCCGCAGGTTCGCCAGGGAATCTCTGAAGGAGCTTTTCATACTCTCTTGCGGCATCGGGAGCAGAGATGTGGAAAATTTCGTTGGCGCCCCCGATTCGGGGCAGGACATTGCCACAAATAACATTTGCAATTTCGCCAAGGGCATCGTGTTGAAACTGAACTGTCGGATTCCCTTCAATACCCATCATATTGGCGGCTATATTGGGAAGCATACTGCCGTAAACCCTGACAATGAGCCCCCCATTGAATGGTCCCAGAAACTCCAGCGAAACGCCGGCTTCAAAAACGGCTTTGATTTGTTCAGCTTCAAGTTCTTCTGTCAAGAACACGAATCCCATTTCCTGAAAGGTCATGGCGGCGGCTTCATAGAGTTCAGCTTTTAAATTGTCAATCATGATTTCCTCGTTTTCTCAAGGCTTTACATAAACCGACGGTCGAACATATCGCAGATCCGTCCTTTTGCTGGCCAGGCTCTCCGAGTGCCCAATGAAAAGATATCCATTTCTGTTTAACTTTGAACTCAATCGCTCAACAAGCATCTCCCGAGTGAGTCTACTGAAATAGATCATGACATTCCGGCAAAAGATAATATCGAAGCATCCTTTCATCGGCCAACAATCCATTAAATTCAGTTTCGCAAAATGCACAAGAGCCCGCGCTTCATCGCGAACCTGAAATACAACCTTCTCGGAGTTTCCCTTTTTTGTGAAATACTTCTTCAAGAGATCCGGCGGAGTCTCTTCCAACTGCTGCTTCCCAAAACAGCCCTCTCGAGCGCTGGTTAGCATTTCCGTACAAATATCAGTGGCTAATATCTTCACATCCAAGTTTTCAATATTTGGAATTGATTCCATTAGAAGTACAGCAAGGGAATAGGGTTCTTCGCCGGATGAACACCCTGCGCTCCAAATCCTGATTTTACTTCCTTCGGTCAATTTCTCTGGCAGCACATATTTACTCAGAAAATCAAAATGCTTACACTCACGGAAGAATGATGTCTTGTTGGTCGTCAAGGCGTCAATCATTAGAATCATTTCCGTTCCCGATGTTTCTCTTTCTATGTAGTCAACATATTCATCAAAACAGGCCAACCCCAAAAATCGAAGCCTTTTCAACAAGCGGGATCGTACCAGTTCCTCCTTTCCCAAACGAAGATGAATCCCGCTTGCCTGATTGAGGATCCGGCTGATTCGCTTGAACTGCAACTCGTTGAGTTCCAGGTTTTCAAGTTGGTTATTCATCTAGCAGTTCCTAAAATGAGAAACGATTCAGATGTTTCGGGTTATCTCTCACGATGCATCCTTCAACGTTTCCAGAGCTTCGGTAATGTCACAAATCCGGTCGATGTCCAAAAACAGAATGACGCCGCTTCCAGATTTTCCGATCCCGCGAATATAATCGGTATTTACACCGGCGCCAAACGCGGGGGTCTGTTCGGTATTTTCGGCGGGGATATTCAATACCTCTGAAACCCTGTCAACGATGATACCTGCTACTATTCCGGATGCTTGAACCACTATGGTGCAAGTTTCAGCGGACTGCCTCACTTCCCCTAAATCAAACATCAACCGCAAATCTATGACCGGAATGATCCTGCCCCTTAGATTGGCAACACCTTTGATGTATCTTGGAGTCTGTGGCACTCTTGTGGTTTCTATCTTGCCGATAATCTCTTGAACTTTGAGTATTTCGATTCCATACTCTTCATTGTCAAGGTAAAAGGTGAGATACTTTCCCCAAAGATTCTTAATCCCAGCCGCTTCTGGAATCGACTTCTCTTCTATCTTCCCATCTCGATCCATGGACTCTCTCCCTTTACATCTGAATTGCAGGGCGGCCAACAATTCCAGTCTGGCTCACTATAGGTGACCTTCGTCTCAGGCCGCCCTCTTGCTCTTCAACGATTTATAGATGGCGCCCGCGATCGAACCCAAAGGCTCAATCTCCAAAGCCGCTTTGACCTTTATCGCCTCCCTCGGCATACCAAAGACAACGCTTGTCATCTCATCCTGAACAATTGTATGCGCCCCATTTTGCCTCATGGCCAGCAGACCCTTTGCCCCATCCGATCCCATCCCGGTCAGAAGCACGCCCACGGCGTTTCGCCCCGCATGCATAGCGACCGAGTGAAAGAGAATATCCACCGCCGGCCGTTGATAGTGCACAGGCGGTCCATCTTTAAGACGCGTTCTGAATACGGCACCATGTTTCTCTAAAAGCATATGCCGGCCTCCCGGGGCGATGAAAACCACACCAGGGATGATGTTCTCGCCGCCTTCAGCTTCCCGGACTTCAACTTGACACATCTCATTCAAACGGCGGGCAAAAGAACCTGTGAAATTCGCCGGCATATGCTGCACAATAACGGCGCCGGGTGAATTCATTGGGAAGTCCTTCAATATCCGCTCAATGGCTATTGTTCCTCCAGTGGATGCGCCGATGGCAATGATCTTCTTTGCCATGTTCGGGGAAACCGGTTGAGATACCCTTGAAATATTCTCTTCAGGCTGCGCCTTAGGCTGATGTATCACTTTCGAGACAGCGGCGGTTCGTATCGCTCTTATGAGTTTTCTCTCAACCTCCGGCACCGAATACTGGGATCCCGGCTTCGGGACAACATCAAGCGCTCCCAATGATAGGGCACGGAGAGCCCCCTCACTGTCTTCCAGGGTTAACGAACTGACAACAACAACCGGCATGGGGTAGTGCTTCATGAGTTTAGTTAGAAACGACAAGCCATCCATTCGCGGCATTTCGATATCTAATGTTAAAACATCCGGTCTGAGTCGGAGAATCTTGTCTCGCGCCGTATAAGGATCAATAGCGCTCCCAACGACCTCGATATCGCTGAATTTGGACAACTCGGCGGAGAGCATTTTTTGCACCGTTGCAGAATCATCTACAATTAAGACACGAATCATTACAAAACTCCTGAATGCCGCCTGATCCCTGCAGCGTACAACGGGCCGGGCAAAGATCCGGCACGGATCCTAAAAATCCGGTCCATCGGCCACGGTTTGACGGCCACTCAAGATGTCATCTTCCGTCAATCCCATAACACGAAAAATCGAATCTCTCAGAATTTCAGGCGTGAAAGGCTTATGTACGAACTCCGCACCCTGCTGCCGCAGGGCGGCGATCCGCTTCATACTACCTTCGGTAGAAACAATAATGACCGGCAGATCAGACATCGCATCAGATTTTCTCAATTGAGACAAAAGCTCTTCGCCTGTCATTACAGGCATATTGATATCGATCAGGGCCAGATCCATCCAGTTCTTATCCAGCTCCGCCAAAGCATCCACCCCGTTCCCTGCATAGTATATTTGATTGATAGGGATCCCGCATATTTGCAGAGTCTTTTCAATCATTGCTCTCATTACAGCGCTGTCATCAACAACGAGGACATTTAATCCCACGGGATTCCCCTCCTAGTTCAAAATATTCATAAAGTGCTGATCTTGCCGTTTCCTTTAATTTTCAATTCCCCGGTACTGATATTCAGAATCATCGTTCTGGAATAATCTCCCCCGACATCATGAGCATTTAACATAACGCCGTTTTTCCAAAGTAGCTTTCTAAGCATGATAAAATTCCTTTTGCCGATCTGAAAATGATCACTTCCCATGCTTGTGTGAATCGCCGCGCCACCAGCAACCTTAACAATCAAACGACTCTTCTCCGCACCGGCTTTGTAGCACGCCAAGAATAATTCCCGCACCCCGGTATCAACAAACATATACGGATTTTCCGAAGCCTTGATTTTGTCAATCGATGACTGCGGCAACATGACATGCAGCATGCCGCCGATCTTGGCTTCAGGGTCATAGATTGCCACTCCCAAACAGCTTCCCAAGGCATATGTGATCAACTCTTCGCCCGGTGTGGCGGATACTTTCATGTCTGCAACGCTTATGACTTGTTTCACGTTTCCTCTCAAGATAGTCTTTAAAGTATAGCGCTCACCCACATGCAGCTTTAATGTCCCGCGAAATCGTCGGCGTTCGATTCGAAGCCTCTTTCGCCGCGGCGATTATACCTTCCGGATCTAGTATGAGGCCAACGCATCCGTCGCCGAGAATGGTAAAACCGGAAAATGTCGACGCCTTTGCCATACTGCCATCCAATGACTTCACAACCAGCTGTCGTTGCCCAAGAATCTCATCCACTAAGAGGGCTATCTCTTGTTCGCCATCGCTAAGGATAATGAGAATACCCTTGGTAGGATCTACGACAGCTCCTTCAATATTTAATAATTCATAAAGACGACAAATCGGAATCATGCGATCCTGGATGCAAATCATTTCTCCCCGTTTCACTACTGTCGATAATGAATCTGATTCAGGACGCAGGTTCAAAATAATGTTCGTTATTGGAATAATGTATCTTTCCCGTCCAATACCCACCAACATGCCATCGGTGATGGCCAGCGTCAGCGGCAACCGGATTGTAATTACAGTCCCCTCCCCCTGTATTGAACTAATATCG is drawn from Candidatus Eisenbacteria bacterium and contains these coding sequences:
- a CDS encoding radical SAM protein; the encoded protein is MGSQESKISGRSETLLEATDFQQVSLPLPTNRQQTKRRSKKSPELLRASGLSRPTPGRHKEKTSGRSLDPIFETARACYRPLFSQTILNKCASPNLPFRYSINPYRGCGFGCPYCFARFTHELMDHHQVDDFHRKIYIKVDAGSVLRQDLKPNRLIGNPVAIGTATDPYQPAERRFGVTHRVLEILRGEPGLDLSVTTRSPLILRDLELLHDISRHRPLVINISLITLNAQLCHLVEPWAPRPRRRLDVIRQLSAAGLRVDLFVMPVLPGLTDSRDELLALLKAARKAGAMDAHLDLLRLRGPARRSFDPILRKHFPHLMPQYERFYGNNPDAPLPYRERIMTLFKALKIQAGYPSRDPRNTCNPLPGDQLELEFQLVTPSDSKASAL
- a CDS encoding chemotaxis protein CheX; this translates as MIDNLKAELYEAAAMTFQEMGFVFLTEELEAEQIKAVFEAGVSLEFLGPFNGGLIVRVYGSMLPNIAANMMGIEGNPTVQFQHDALGEIANVICGNVLPRIGGANEIFHISAPDAAREYEKLLQRFPGEPAAQVTLGFEGGRAEISIYLTDERAA
- a CDS encoding protein-glutamate O-methyltransferase, whose translation is MNNQLENLELNELQFKRISRILNQASGIHLRLGKEELVRSRLLKRLRFLGLACFDEYVDYIERETSGTEMILMIDALTTNKTSFFRECKHFDFLSKYVLPEKLTEGSKIRIWSAGCSSGEEPYSLAVLLMESIPNIENLDVKILATDICTEMLTSAREGCFGKQQLEETPPDLLKKYFTKKGNSEKVVFQVRDEARALVHFAKLNLMDCWPMKGCFDIIFCRNVMIYFSRLTREMLVERLSSKLNRNGYLFIGHSESLASKRTDLRYVRPSVYVKP
- a CDS encoding chemotaxis protein CheW, whose protein sequence is MDRDGKIEEKSIPEAAGIKNLWGKYLTFYLDNEEYGIEILKVQEIIGKIETTRVPQTPRYIKGVANLRGRIIPVIDLRLMFDLGEVRQSAETCTIVVQASGIVAGIIVDRVSEVLNIPAENTEQTPAFGAGVNTDYIRGIGKSGSGVILFLDIDRICDITEALETLKDAS
- a CDS encoding chemotaxis response regulator protein-glutamate methylesterase produces the protein MIRVLIVDDSATVQKMLSAELSKFSDIEVVGSAIDPYTARDKILRLRPDVLTLDIEMPRMDGLSFLTKLMKHYPMPVVVVSSLTLEDSEGALRALSLGALDVVPKPGSQYSVPEVERKLIRAIRTAAVSKVIHQPKAQPEENISRVSQPVSPNMAKKIIAIGASTGGTIAIERILKDFPMNSPGAVIVQHMPANFTGSFARRLNEMCQVEVREAEGGENIIPGVVFIAPGGRHMLLEKHGAVFRTRLKDGPPVHYQRPAVDILFHSVAMHAGRNAVGVLLTGMGSDGAKGLLAMRQNGAHTIVQDEMTSVVFGMPREAIKVKAALEIEPLGSIAGAIYKSLKSKRAA
- a CDS encoding response regulator, translated to MGLNVLVVDDSAVMRAMIEKTLQICGIPINQIYYAGNGVDALAELDKNWMDLALIDINMPVMTGEELLSQLRKSDAMSDLPVIIVSTEGSMKRIAALRQQGAEFVHKPFTPEILRDSIFRVMGLTEDDILSGRQTVADGPDF
- a CDS encoding chemotaxis protein CheD codes for the protein MKQVISVADMKVSATPGEELITYALGSCLGVAIYDPEAKIGGMLHVMLPQSSIDKIKASENPYMFVDTGVRELFLACYKAGAEKSRLIVKVAGGAAIHTSMGSDHFQIGKRNFIMLRKLLWKNGVMLNAHDVGGDYSRTMILNISTGELKIKGNGKISTL